A DNA window from Coffea arabica cultivar ET-39 chromosome 6c, Coffea Arabica ET-39 HiFi, whole genome shotgun sequence contains the following coding sequences:
- the LOC113695417 gene encoding putative serine/threonine-protein kinase-like protein CCR3, which produces MASRIGGGEGEVFEVTQQDLELFTDNFSQNNHIAKAQYCELYHGRIPQGWKGFEARDVTVKVWVKAAEMSHKYRVEALYQDLLENFNYEIPFLKHHNSTTSDLPVLMAFCRVDEKEMLGVVYDLKSMNTLRNFVDKGEFKWLDRIKVAVRLARLLELLHGYQPRYLVRDLSAAHIMLDQDMNPVLFNFFMLTGGVIGEKKDDTPFQQNRTLFGSYGYIDFAYVMTGVWCEATDIFALGVILLELLFKLTVDHHIDEKTGACIYLHLNAVSLYPLKKSRFSLKERKCSFADKSFEEEPEFNLRDGQKISKLARLCVDRDLRIRPSTKTLVRELQKVKFNKK; this is translated from the exons ATGGCATCTCGTATAGGTGGCGGTGAAGGAGAAGTTTTCGAAGTCACGCAGCAGGACCTGGAATTGTTTACGGATAATTTTAGTCAGAACAATCACATTGCCAAGGCCCAGTACTGCGAACTGTATCATGGAAGGATTCCTCAAGGTTGGAAAGGGTTTGAAGCCCGTGATGTTACGGTTAAGGTGTGGGTAAAAGCTGCTGAAATGAGTCATAAGTATCGGGTGGAAGCTTTGTATCAAGATCTTCTTGAGAATTTTAAT TACGAGATTCCTTTTCTGAAGCATCATAATTCAACCACTTCCGACTTGCCAGTGTTGATGGCATTTTGTCGGGTTGATGAAAAGGAGATGCTGGGCGTTGTTTATGATCTGAAGTCCATGAATACACTTCGCAACTTTGTTGATAAAG GAGAGTTTAAATGGCTCGACAGAATCAAAGTAGCTGTTCGACTTGCTCGTCTTCTTGAACTTTTGCATGGTTATCAGCCTAGATATTTGGTCCGTGATCTTTCAGCAGCCCACATCATGCTTGACCAG GATATGAACCCTGTCTTGTTCAACTTTTTCATGCTGACTGGTGGAGTTATTGGTGAGAAGAAGGATGACACGCCGTTTCAACAGAATCGTACTCTTTTTGGATCGTATGGCTACATTGATTTTGCTTATGTTATGACAG GTGTTTGGTGTGAAGCAACAGATATCTTTGCTCTGGGAGTCATTCTTTTGGAGCTCCTGTTCAAACTGACTGTTGATCATCACATAGATGAAAAGACAGGGGCATGCATATACCTTCACCTTAATGCTGTTAGTCTCTACCCATTGAAGAAATCAAGATTTTCcttgaaggaaagaaaatgctCCTTTGCTGACAAAAGTTTCGAGGAAGAACCTGAATTCAATCTTCGTGATGGGCAGAAAATCTCAAAGTTGGCTAGGCTTTGTGTGGATAGAGATTTGAGAATCCGCCCGTCCACCAAAACACTTGTGAGGGAGCTTCAAAAAGTGAAGTTCAACAAAAAGTGA